A stretch of Helicobacter pylori oki112 DNA encodes these proteins:
- a CDS encoding F0F1 ATP synthase subunit delta, with translation MQDLKVIANHYTKALKNHTKGDLALLEEIVVGLKNVAEAIKLHKLNQVLAHVSLKVKKEVVFEILEKITSIKACSVLKPVMEVVLKNNRLDVLELITQDLSFDSKKTLEATLLVPEKLENNELESVQQKLQAHFNAPVEITQDTWSKKGVSLSVSSLDLEIGFSKEDILKKIEKQVIQSI, from the coding sequence ATGCAAGATTTAAAAGTGATCGCTAATCATTATACTAAGGCGTTGAAAAACCACACTAAAGGCGATTTAGCGTTATTAGAAGAAATTGTTGTGGGGCTTAAAAATGTGGCAGAAGCCATAAAATTGCACAAACTCAACCAAGTGTTAGCCCATGTTTCTTTAAAAGTTAAAAAAGAGGTTGTGTTTGAAATCTTAGAAAAAATAACTTCTATAAAAGCATGTTCAGTGTTAAAGCCTGTAATGGAAGTGGTGTTAAAAAATAACAGGCTTGATGTGTTGGAATTGATCACTCAAGATCTGTCTTTTGATTCTAAAAAGACTTTAGAAGCCACGCTTTTAGTCCCAGAAAAGCTTGAAAATAATGAACTAGAATCTGTGCAGCAAAAATTGCAAGCACATTTTAACGCTCCTGTAGAAATCACTCAAGACACTTGGTCTAAAAAAGGGGTTTCTTTGAGCGTTTCAAGCCTGGATTTAGAAATAGGCTTTTCTAAAGAAGATATTTTAAAGAAAATAGAAAAACAGGTTATTCAATCTATTTAA
- a CDS encoding F0F1 ATP synthase subunit B — protein sequence MVLVKMVLGFLILLSPLCATGLDISQTDIIERSLNFLLFAGILWYFLAKKLRSFLHSKSLEISKRLEEIQAQLKVSKENKKKLLKELEQAKEKAELIISDANKEAYMITQKYELQTKMDVENLIKNSKALMDLEVKKIKRELVESVFKDLRESKKVSFNAQDCVNILKQRL from the coding sequence ATGGTGTTAGTTAAAATGGTGTTAGGGTTTTTGATCCTTTTAAGCCCTTTGTGTGCTACTGGATTGGATATTTCACAAACAGACATTATAGAGCGTTCTTTAAATTTTCTCTTATTTGCGGGGATTTTGTGGTATTTTCTGGCTAAAAAACTGCGTTCATTTTTGCACTCTAAAAGCCTTGAAATCTCCAAACGCTTAGAAGAGATTCAAGCCCAACTCAAAGTGAGTAAAGAAAATAAGAAAAAACTCTTAAAAGAATTAGAGCAAGCCAAAGAAAAAGCGGAATTGATTATTTCTGATGCGAATAAAGAAGCTTACATGATCACGCAAAAATACGAATTGCAAACCAAAATGGATGTGGAAAATTTGATCAAAAATTCTAAGGCGTTGATGGATTTAGAAGTTAAAAAGATCAAAAGAGAGCTGGTTGAAAGCGTTTTTAAAGATCTAAGAGAGAGCAAAAAAGTGTCTTTCAATGCACAAGATTGCGTGAATATTTTGAAACAAAGGCTTTAA
- a CDS encoding FoF1 ATP synthase subunit B', producing the protein MNISVNPYLMAVVFVVFVLLLWAMNVWVYRPLLAFMDNRQAEIKDSLAKIKTDNAQSVEIGHQIETLLKEAAEKRREMIAEAIQKATESYDAVIKQKENELSQEFEAFAKQLQNEKQVLKEQLQVQMPVFEDELNKRVAMGLGS; encoded by the coding sequence ATGAATATATCGGTTAACCCCTATTTAATGGCGGTCGTTTTTGTGGTGTTTGTGTTATTGTTGTGGGCGATGAATGTTTGGGTGTATAGGCCTTTGTTGGCTTTTATGGATAACAGACAGGCAGAGATAAAGGATAGCTTGGCTAAAATCAAAACGGATAATGCCCAAAGTGTGGAGATTGGTCATCAAATTGAAACTCTTCTTAAAGAAGCGGCTGAAAAGCGTAGGGAAATGATAGCAGAAGCGATTCAAAAAGCCACAGAGTCCTATGACGCTGTGATCAAGCAAAAAGAGAACGAACTCAGTCAAGAGTTTGAAGCGTTTGCAAAGCAATTACAAAATGAAAAGCAAGTGCTAAAAGAGCAGTTGCAAGTGCAAATGCCGGTATTTGAAGACGAATTAAACAAGCGTGTGGCTATGGGTTTAGGGAGTTGA
- a CDS encoding ParB/RepB/Spo0J family partition protein, translated as MAKNKVLGRGLADIFPEINEVYEQGLYERANRVVELGIDEVMPNPYQPRKVFSEDSLEELAQSIKEHGLLQPVLVVSENGRYHLIAGERRLRASKLAKMPTIKAIVVDIEQEKMREVALIENIQREDLNPLELARSYKELLESYQMTQEELSKIVKKSRAHVANIMRLLTLSSKVQNALLEEKITSGHAKVLVGLDEEKQELILNSIIGQKLSVRQTEDLARDFKINANCENKKHGFKETQTLIAEDELERFNQSLWDRYKLKAALKGNKIILRCYENSLLEAFMKKMMS; from the coding sequence ATGGCAAAAAATAAAGTGTTGGGTAGGGGTTTAGCGGATATTTTCCCTGAAATCAATGAAGTGTATGAGCAGGGGCTGTATGAAAGAGCGAATCGGGTTGTGGAGCTTGGTATTGATGAGGTGATGCCTAATCCCTACCAGCCCAGAAAGGTCTTTAGCGAAGATTCTTTAGAAGAATTAGCACAATCCATTAAAGAGCATGGTTTGTTGCAACCGGTTTTAGTGGTGAGTGAGAACGGGCGTTACCATTTGATCGCTGGTGAAAGGCGCTTAAGAGCGAGCAAATTGGCTAAAATGCCCACGATTAAAGCGATTGTTGTGGATATTGAGCAAGAAAAAATGCGTGAAGTCGCTTTGATTGAAAATATCCAGCGCGAAGATTTAAACCCTTTAGAGTTGGCTAGATCTTATAAAGAATTGCTTGAAAGCTATCAAATGACCCAAGAAGAGCTGTCTAAAATCGTTAAAAAATCCCGAGCCCATGTGGCTAATATCATGCGTTTATTGACGCTCTCTTCTAAGGTTCAAAACGCTCTTTTAGAAGAAAAAATCACTTCAGGGCATGCAAAAGTCTTGGTGGGTTTGGATGAAGAAAAACAAGAATTGATCTTAAATTCCATTATAGGGCAGAAACTCAGCGTGCGCCAGACAGAAGATTTAGCGCGTGATTTTAAAATAAACGCAAATTGTGAAAATAAAAAACATGGTTTCAAGGAAACCCAAACGCTCATCGCTGAAGATGAATTAGAACGCTTTAATCAAAGTTTGTGGGATCGTTACAAGCTTAAAGCGGCTTTGAAAGGGAATAAAATCATTTTACGATGTTATGAAAATTCTCTTTTAGAGGCTTTTATGAAAAAAATGATGTCTTAA
- the soj gene encoding chromosome partitioning ATPase Soj: protein MSEIIAVANQKGGVGKTITAVNLAASLAVHEKKILLIDFDPQANATSSLGFRRDKIDYDIYHVLIGRKQISQVILKTQMPFLDLVPSNLGLAGFEKTFYDSQDENKRGELMLKNALESVVGLYDYIIIDSPPALGPLTINSLSAAHSVIIPIQCEFFALEGTKLLLNTIRMLQKNTNPKLKIRGFLPTMHVPQLNLTKGVLAELFKYFDSEFFRDSATGEYIMIPKSVKLAESPSFGKPILLYDIKSNGSIAYQKLAQSILQG from the coding sequence ATGAGTGAAATCATTGCAGTGGCTAATCAAAAAGGGGGTGTGGGCAAAACAATAACGGCGGTTAATTTAGCGGCTTCTTTAGCGGTGCATGAAAAAAAAATCTTGCTGATTGATTTTGACCCTCAAGCCAACGCCACTTCAAGCTTGGGTTTTAGGCGCGATAAAATTGATTATGATATTTATCATGTGTTGATTGGCCGTAAGCAAATTTCTCAAGTAATCTTAAAAACCCAAATGCCTTTTTTGGATCTAGTGCCTTCTAATTTGGGTTTAGCCGGGTTTGAAAAAACCTTTTATGATAGCCAAGATGAGAATAAACGAGGCGAGCTCATGCTCAAAAACGCCTTAGAGAGCGTGGTGGGGCTTTATGATTATATTATTATTGATTCCCCACCAGCTCTAGGGCCTCTCACGATCAATTCGCTTTCAGCAGCCCATTCGGTGATCATTCCTATCCAATGCGAATTTTTCGCCCTTGAAGGCACTAAATTATTGCTTAACACCATTAGAATGCTGCAAAAAAACACGAACCCTAAGCTCAAAATCAGAGGTTTTTTACCCACAATGCATGTCCCTCAGCTCAATTTGACAAAAGGGGTTTTAGCGGAATTGTTTAAGTATTTTGACTCAGAGTTTTTTAGAGATTCAGCTACAGGAGAGTATATTATGATCCCTAAAAGCGTGAAACTAGCGGAATCGCCTAGCTTTGGTAAGCCCATTTTGCTCTATGATATTAAATCTAATGGCAGTATCGCTTATCAAAAATTAGCTCAAAGCATTCTTCAAGGGTAG
- a CDS encoding biotin--[acetyl-CoA-carboxylase] ligase, which produces MRQCEKRVFDSLPSTQIYLLEKLKNNELKAPILIVAKNQSAGIGSRGNIWEGAKSALTFSLALNASDLPNDLPMQANALYLGFLFKEVLKDLGSQTWLKWPNDLYLGSQKIGGVLVNVYKDMRVCGIGVNRVSQKWACLDIGVSDGLIMEGFLKKIEENLFWGEVLSKYALEFHKNNSFSFHNDCGEAMSLKDAELLEDGRICIKGKIYDRM; this is translated from the coding sequence ATGAGACAATGTGAAAAAAGGGTTTTTGATAGCCTGCCTTCCACGCAAATCTATCTTTTAGAAAAACTCAAAAATAACGAACTCAAAGCACCTATTTTGATCGTGGCTAAAAACCAAAGCGCTGGGATAGGCAGTAGAGGGAATATTTGGGAGGGCGCAAAAAGCGCTTTGACTTTTTCGCTCGCTTTAAACGCAAGCGATTTGCCTAACGATTTACCCATGCAAGCGAACGCTTTGTATTTAGGGTTTTTATTCAAAGAAGTTTTAAAAGATTTAGGCTCTCAAACCTGGCTTAAATGGCCTAACGATTTGTATTTAGGGAGTCAAAAAATAGGGGGCGTGCTGGTTAATGTTTATAAAGACATGCGGGTGTGCGGCATTGGCGTGAATAGGGTTTCACAGAAGTGGGCATGTTTAGATATTGGCGTGAGCGATGGTTTGATTATGGAGGGCTTTTTAAAAAAAATAGAAGAAAATCTTTTTTGGGGGGAAGTTTTAAGTAAGTATGCGTTAGAATTCCATAAAAACAACTCTTTTAGCTTCCATAATGATTGCGGTGAAGCGATGAGTTTGAAAGATGCGGAATTGTTAGAAGACGGCCGCATTTGTATTAAAGGTAAGATTTATGATAGGATGTGA
- the fmt gene encoding methionyl-tRNA formyltransferase, giving the protein MRIVFMGTPGFAEVILRALVENKGIEVVGLFTQMDKPFGRKKELKAPETKTYILENHLNIPIFQPQSLKEPEVQILKDLKPDFIVVVAYGKILPKEVLTIAPCINLHASLLPKYRGASPIHEMILNDDKIYGISTMLMDVGLDSGDILESASFLREEYLDLDALSLKLAHMGAALLLSTLKNFSSITRKPQDHAQATFCKKITKADGLVGFKDAKSLFLKSLAFKSWPEIFLENSLKLLEVELVENEKSHKEGEILEIDEKGVLVGCLKGSVRIARLQAVGKKPLKAKDYLNGKRLKIGGILA; this is encoded by the coding sequence ATGCGCATCGTATTTATGGGAACGCCGGGGTTTGCTGAAGTGATCTTAAGGGCGTTAGTTGAAAATAAAGGCATAGAAGTGGTGGGGCTATTCACTCAAATGGATAAACCTTTTGGGCGTAAAAAGGAATTGAAAGCCCCAGAGACCAAAACATACATTCTAGAAAATCATTTAAATATCCCCATTTTCCAGCCACAAAGTTTGAAAGAGCCTGAAGTTCAAATTTTAAAAGATCTAAAGCCTGATTTTATCGTGGTGGTGGCTTATGGTAAGATTTTGCCTAAAGAGGTTTTAACCATCGCTCCTTGCATCAATTTGCATGCGTCGTTATTGCCTAAATACAGGGGGGCTTCGCCCATCCATGAGATGATACTCAATGACGATAAGATCTATGGCATAAGCACCATGCTTATGGATGTGGGGCTAGATAGCGGGGATATTTTAGAGAGCGCTTCGTTTTTGAGGGAGGAATACTTGGATTTAGACGCTTTAAGTTTAAAATTAGCGCATATGGGGGCAGCCTTACTCCTTTCAACGCTCAAAAATTTCTCTTCCATCACAAGAAAGCCTCAAGATCACGCACAGGCTACTTTTTGTAAAAAAATCACCAAAGCCGATGGTTTAGTGGGTTTTAAAGACGCTAAAAGCTTGTTTTTAAAATCGCTTGCATTTAAGAGTTGGCCAGAAATCTTTTTAGAAAACAGCCTTAAACTTTTAGAAGTGGAGTTGGTGGAGAATGAAAAGAGCCACAAGGAAGGCGAGATTTTAGAAATTGATGAAAAAGGCGTTCTTGTGGGTTGCTTGAAAGGTAGCGTGCGTATAGCAAGGTTGCAAGCGGTGGGTAAAAAGCCTTTGAAAGCGAAGGATTATTTGAATGGCAAGCGTTTGAAAATAGGCGGTATTTTGGCATGA